The DNA sequence ACCGGTGTGGTAATCAAGGTTCCATGGATTGCGGCAGTCGCCCAACAACTCAGATTCCGTCGTTCCCAACAGACCGAACTCCGGCGCATTCGTTTTGCCGAGGATCACAAGGCCTGCTTGTTTTGCTCGTTGAACACTCGAATGGTCGTGATCGGCAATTTGACCCGCAAACAACCGGGAGCCCATGGTGAGCGGTTCGCCTTCCAGGTCAGCAAGATCCTTGATCAGATAAGGAACCCCTGTGAAGGGGCCGTCGGGAATATCGGGTGAGTTCGCCAGAGAACGGGCTTTATCGAAGCGTGTACTGATGACCGCGTTGATTTTCGGGTTGAGTTTCTCAATCCGCGCAATCGCGGCATCGACCAGTTCCAAGGAAGAAACCTCGCCTCTACGTACCAGATCTGCCTGCGCCATGCCGTCCAATCGGACAAATGGGTCGCTATCCGCCCATGCCACAGTTGGCTTTGTGACTGTGGCAAGCGCTCCAACAGCGGCTGAGCCGCGCAAAAAATCCCGACGATCCATTGTTTTCTCCCAGTTTCCAACTCGGACCACCTCCCGAGCCTGCGCAATCTGGCCGATTCAAACATCAAAGAAAATCGGATATATTAGGACAACAATGTCAAAATATTTGGATAGGCTATGCATCCCAATCTCCTGGATCAGTTGACGGTTTTTGAAACCATCGCAGATGTCGGCACTTTTTCTGCAGCCGCCAAACAACTCAACCGAACAGTCTCAGCCGTGGGCTACACCATCGGACAACTTGAAGAGCATCTTGGCCTGAAACTGTTCGATCGCTCTGGCTACCGCCCTCAACTGACGGAGGAAGGGAAAGCCATCCTGAGAGATGCCAATATGATCGCGCGCCGGATCGAGCGGCTGTCTGCCCGTGCTGATGCCCTGAAGAAAAACACGGTGGTCAATGCCACCATTCTGATCGACTCAGTTTTTCCTCGTGATCCCCTGGCTGAGGCACTTGCTCTCTTTTCACGCAAGCACCCTGAAATCCAGCTGACCATCCACGAAACACAAGTCGACAAAATCGCCGAACGTCTGGAAGCCGGAGAAGCTAATATCGGGCTGCTGGCGTTGAATGACATGTTGCCCATGCGCCATTTTGACGGCCGCCAAATTGCGCTACGCGGCGCCT is a window from the Rhodobiaceae bacterium genome containing:
- the yahB gene encoding putative HTH-type transcriptional regulator YahB — translated: MHPNLLDQLTVFETIADVGTFSAAAKQLNRTVSAVGYTIGQLEEHLGLKLFDRSGYRPQLTEEGKAILRDANMIARRIERLSARADALKKNTVVNATILIDSVFPRDPLAEALALFSRKHPEIQLTIHETQVDKIAERLEAGEANIGLLALNDMLPMRHFDGRQIALRGAFAVVAPDHPLAHIEAPFSLSEFDNHRQIILSSEAVDEGRYNYHVHVTDLWAVNTASLALDLVRQGVGWCFMTRDSVAEDLETGRLVALECADIHDWAAMRFTAFWKTNQPPDAPLTYLIDMIEKACEESPGATRLIVG